Genomic window (Ruminococcus flavefaciens AE3010):
ACGGCATCAGCTCCATCGAGGAGTGTGCTGAAGTATGCAAGGCTAAGGGACTCGACATCTACAAGCTCGTTGAGGGTATCCAGCCTATTTGTTTTGAAAACGCTAAGTGGGCTTACACTGTAGGCTGCGCTATCGCTATAAAGAAGGGCTGCAAGAGAGCTGCTGACGCTGCTGCTGCAATCGGCGAGGGCCTCCAGGCTTTCTGTATCCCCGGTTCAGTTGCCGATCAGCGTAAGGTTGGTCTCGGCCACGGTAACCTCGGCAAGATGCTCCTCGAAGAGGACACAGAGTGCTTCGCATTCCTGGCTGGCCACGAGTCATTCGCTGCTGCTGAGGGTGCTATCGGTATCGCTGAGAAGGCTAACAAGGTTCGTCAGAAGCCCCTCCGCGTTATCCTCAACGGTCTCGGCAAGGACGCTGCTCAGATCATCGCTCGTATCAACGGCTTCACATACATCGAGACAGAAATGGACTACGCTACAGGCGAAGTCAAGGAAGTATTCCGCAAGGCTTACTCAAACGGTCTCCGCGCTAAGGTAAACTGCTACGGCGCTAACGATGTAAGAGAAGGCGTTGCTATCATGTGGAAGGAGAACGTTGACGTTTCTATCACAGGTAACTCAACTAACCCAACACGTTTCCAGCACCCTGTTGCAGGTACATACAAGAAGGAGCGCGTTGACGCTGGCAAGAAGTACTTCTCAGTTGCTTCAGGCGGCGGTACAGGACGTACACTCCACCCAGACAACATGGCAGCAGGCCCTGCTTCCTACGGTATGACAGATACTCTCGGCCGTATGCACTCTGACGCTCAGTTCGCAGGTTCATCTTCTGTTCCTGCTCACGTTGAGATGATGGGACTCATCGGCATGGGCAACAACCCGATGGTTGGTGCAACAGTTGCTTGCGCAGTTGCTGTTGAAGAGGCTATGAAGTAATTTATTACTGAATATAACGAAAGAGCAGTCCGCTTGGACTGCTCTTTTTTGTTCATTTTAAGGATTGCATTTCTGACATGGTGTATATCCTTGCCTTATCAATTCATCTCGCGAACCGTTAAAATACCATTTGTTACTTTCTTTCATTTTATTTACCGATGAACATGAAGCATAATGAAAAACATGAGAATTTGTATTTGCAACATATTTTGAACCTGATTGAATGTAGGTTGTCGTTACAACAATAGGCTTGGCAGTTGTTGCTTTAGTTGTAGTCGTCACTTTTATTGTTGTAAGCTTAGTTGTTATTTTGGTTGTGGTGGTAGTCGCTGTTGTAGTTGTTGTGGCAGTGCCAATCGCCTTGCTTTCGCCGTTAGAATAATTTATCTCAATACCTGGCTGAACATTATAACAAAAAACATTAAAGCATATACCGTCGCCTTTATCTTCAAGAGAATATGCTTCCATTAATACTCCACGGCAAACCAGCTCATTTTCTACAAAAACAGGAGTAACTCTATAAATTACATGATTATGAGTAGAAAGAACATAATTTGCTGTTTTATTCTCAAAAGGAAGCATTCCCTCTGTGTTAAGATATCGTGTACCTGTTACAAGATTACATACATTAGCGTTTTCCCCAGACAATTGATAAGCTATGAGATGACAACGATTATAGAGATATTTATCCTCGATAATATCATCATATCTCACAGTTTGCCAGCCAGACGGCTTAACACTACCTATCTCCCCTCTTGCCTCTGTAGGCATGAGATCAGGACCAACACAAGCCATACATATTCCGCATCGCGACAGATTATCTAATGGACTATAATATTCAAATGAAGTAGCTGCATAATTGTGGACATCAAAAAATGGATTATTATTATTCACAGTAACATAAGGTTTATCTTTATATTGCGGAACATCATTTATATTAAAAGGAACTTTTCCTGGGACTTTATCCTTTGAAATAGGTGGATTTATAAGATATTCCTCAAAATCCATAGTACCGCTCGTTGATGTATAGGCATAATAAGAAAGAATATTCGAGGCATCTACTGCATTTATCTTTCCATCTTTATTTACATCAGCCGCCTGTTTCTGCGTCTCGGTAAATTCACTTTCTTTGTTTGTAGATGTTCTGGCATACTCCGAAAGTGTTTCCGAGGCATCAACAGCATTGATTTTGCTATCATTATTTAAAT
Coding sequences:
- a CDS encoding GGGtGRT protein, whose product is MALFESYERREKQILAVLKEYGISSIEECAEVCKAKGLDIYKLVEGIQPICFENAKWAYTVGCAIAIKKGCKRAADAAAAIGEGLQAFCIPGSVADQRKVGLGHGNLGKMLLEEDTECFAFLAGHESFAAAEGAIGIAEKANKVRQKPLRVILNGLGKDAAQIIARINGFTYIETEMDYATGEVKEVFRKAYSNGLRAKVNCYGANDVREGVAIMWKENVDVSITGNSTNPTRFQHPVAGTYKKERVDAGKKYFSVASGGGTGRTLHPDNMAAGPASYGMTDTLGRMHSDAQFAGSSSVPAHVEMMGLIGMGNNPMVGATVACAVAVEEAMK
- a CDS encoding DNA/RNA non-specific endonuclease; the protein is MKFKKIIAGIMSGICLISGSVFPVTVNAADYKLGDLNNDSKINAVDASETLSEYARTSTNKESEFTETQKQAADVNKDGKINAVDASNILSYYAYTSTSGTMDFEEYLINPPISKDKVPGKVPFNINDVPQYKDKPYVTVNNNNPFFDVHNYAATSFEYYSPLDNLSRCGICMACVGPDLMPTEARGEIGSVKPSGWQTVRYDDIIEDKYLYNRCHLIAYQLSGENANVCNLVTGTRYLNTEGMLPFENKTANYVLSTHNHVIYRVTPVFVENELVCRGVLMEAYSLEDKGDGICFNVFCYNVQPGIEINYSNGESKAIGTATTTTTATTTTTKITTKLTTIKVTTTTKATTAKPIVVTTTYIQSGSKYVANTNSHVFHYASCSSVNKMKESNKWYFNGSRDELIRQGYTPCQKCNP